The region ATATGACCAAGAAACCGAAGAAAAATACTTTCtcactctttttatttcaactggcTCATATGTCACTTTTGTTGGAATTTTAAGCCAAGGTAGAATATAAACAATCTCAACAAGTTGCTCACCACTGAGGACTGATACCAAGATATTTGGCTTTATTAACCACCCAAGCAGCACtgaaacagaattaaaaaattataaaagcaatatataaataagtataacatatttagtttatacacaatattgaaaaaactttaaggattatgatatttatgtaatataaatctttttattaattaggtaATGTAAATCTTATAGgattatcatatattttttattagtacttGTATCCTTATCTGTTGGGGACATCTTTAAAAATGACAACAACTTAAAAGTGGCTTCTCTCTTCCTTTTGGGTAATCCAATAACTGTTGTTTCTGATCCTTTTGGTCGACCACGCCTGGGTATATGTGATGGCATCTTAATTAGGTTGGGATCtggcagaaaaaaaaatcaattctaaaaaaatgaacaattataaattttaataatgtaatgaGGAAAAATACTCACCTAGAATAGACTCATCAAGTGATAGTGAGTTAGCTGCAGTGTTGTTATTCAATAACGGAGTTTGTAAATGTAAATGAGGAAGCACATTTACTTTTGACTCATTGGCTGATAGGctgatttttttgctttgactcACAGATGGAGATTGTGTATGAGGTTGAACCAAAAAATTGGAAATCAACTCATCACTAGAAACTATTGGATTTTGAAAGTCATCAGCTTCACCAATATCTAACACCATATCATTTACTTCTTTATTTGGAAAAAcctgtaaaaaattttcaaattctaataattttgataGCAAATTATCAAATTGCTTTCCCTGTGCTTCACTAACCAATGCAGCAATTCTCTGAGATATCAAGAACGCTTTTCTATATTTTGCCTGTTGTGACAGAGGCTTTCTACAATCTTGCTGAATAGATGAAACACTAATGAAATTTGACTGCAAATACTCAGTGGACTCGGTTAAATTTTGggtcatttgaaaaaaatctaatctcCACCTTTTTAAAACAAGGCACTCTTTAAATAAGCTCTCTCCACTATTCAATCGGAATCTAAAAATGTGTTTGCATGGCAAGCCCATTGAAGTAGCAAAACCACAGTTGCATGAAATACTGGTTGTTTCCTGCTGAATTAAATCAGACTCCTCTGCAGCTAACAACTGTGCATTTATGTGAGTCATTGCGAAAGGTGTTACTAAAGTGGCATACTCTTCCTGTGAACTGGACATTAAACTAGTGGATGATTTATGAAAAACACATATGGCTCTATGTCTGCGCTCATTTTCTAATACTCTTATGATAACAATCAAATCCGAAAAAAATGTAACCATCCCAGAGTGTTTGGATATGACACTTTTTAACTTCTGGTTTACATTATCAACACGGTTTGTTGTGCTGGTCATTAGattcaactttttcttttttaaaccttCAACCCACTGCATTCTTATGCCATGccaatttacattaaaatagtCTATGACAGGCTCTAATTTAAGAGCCTTAAGGTCATCATAATGCATATCATAGGCAACCTCATTATCAGAGTGAACTAATTGTTGCAGAATTTTTAAGACAAGAAGTCTCTGCTCTGCCTTTATACCCATTTTTTCAACAGTTATTTCCCTGCGAAATGTGCGCAAGGTGTGAAAAAGACATAATTGAAGAGAAGCATTTGGAATTTTGTCACTAATCACATCTCTCTCAACCATATCTTTGTCTGTCACAACAACTTGAACACCACTGgtatcattatattttttaaatatgtttgttaACTCTTCTATGATTACTCTCTCCTCATTAGCAACAATCCAGAGTGCAACAATTACTCCTTCACCATTTCCATCAACACACATTAAAACATAAAGTGGCATACGCAAGTTGTTAAGCTTGTATGTTGCATCAAGGAGAAGCAGTTCAGGATAATATGCAAATAACTTcatcatcttgttttcctgataaTACAATGCCTGAAGTTGATTGTCATCATTAATAACAACCTCTGTCACAGAATCCTTCTGTTTAAGCATTTCACTTAACAGAGTTGTCAAATTGTTATCATCCTGATTTTTAAAAGcttgatttatattttgaatatccTTAAGTGTAATAACTTTCCCAGTAGATTTCATCATATGTTGTTGTATCAACTTTTTGTTAGCTTTTACAGCAAGCATATgagtcattttatttttttcatttacatccAATTGACGCTGATGTGGGAGATGCATAAATGATTCCtgcaacaaatttaattaaaatcattttgtaatacattatatcactattttataaaattattacaagtaAATTACCTCTGTGATACAATGAGAGTGCTCTTCAATCATTTTAACAACTTGAAGTTTCTTCCCATCATCACTCAGTTGAAAGTTAATGCATGCTTTGCAATTTTGTCGGAATGTTCTGGAaaagtaaatagtttttttgtttgttttgtttttatctaaGAATGTACTGAATCCAAGATTTTGCCAAAGCTGAAGCTATATTTACCAATAGTAACAAGGCTGTATACACTGACGATATATATATGACACATATTCTGAAGCACAAACCATTTTAGAATCCCAAAGAAATGTTATA is a window of Hydra vulgaris chromosome 15, alternate assembly HydraT2T_AEP DNA encoding:
- the LOC136091807 gene encoding uncharacterized protein LOC136091807, which translates into the protein MHLPHQRQLDVNEKNKMTHMLAVKANKKLIQQHMMKSTGKVITLKDIQNINQAFKNQDDNNLTTLLSEMLKQKDSVTEVVINDDNQLQALYYQENKMMKLFAYYPELLLLDATYKLNNLRMPLYVLMCVDGNGEGVIVALWIVANEERVIIEELTNIFKKYNDTSGVQVVVTDKDMVERDVISDKIPNASLQLCLFHTLRTFRREITVEKMGIKAEQRLLVLKILQQLVHSDNEVAYDMHYDDLKALKLEPVIDYFNVNWHGIRMQWVEGLKKKKLNLMTSTTNRVDNVNQKLKSVISKHSGMVTFFSDLIVIIRVLENERRHRAICVFHKSSTSLMSSSQEEYATLVTPFAMTHINAQLLAAEESDLIQQETTSISCNCGFATSMGLPCKHIFRFRLNSGESLFKECLVLKRWRLDFFQMTQNLTESTEYLQSNFISVSSIQQDCRKPLSQQAKYRKAFLISQRIAALVSEAQGKQFDNLLSKLLEFENFLQVFPNKEVNDMVLDIGEADDFQNPIVSSDELISNFLVQPHTQSPSVSQSKKISLSANESKVNVLPHLHLQTPLLNNNTAANSLSLDESILDPNLIKMPSHIPRRGRPKGSETTVIGLPKRKREATFKLLSFLKMSPTDKDTSTNKKYMIIL